A genome region from Pygocentrus nattereri isolate fPygNat1 chromosome 6, fPygNat1.pri, whole genome shotgun sequence includes the following:
- the LOC108413752 gene encoding UDP-glucuronosyltransferase-like isoform X2, with amino-acid sequence MQSVVVLGLLALLCCSSIGTVRGGKIVVMPMDGSHWLSMKILVEELSRKGHEMVVLVPEANYHIRNGSYTTRTFKVPYTEADLDASLDIIKKGMLEAPGLFDVPKAFEMIIKFTEMPVKGCEGLLFDEPLMRSLREQDFDLMLTDPFLPCGTIIADAFSIPAVYFLRGLPCGLDLEAAQCPSPPSYVPRFFTGNTDAMTFRQRVKNLLMVGVESILCKNVYRSFDELASRYLKKDTTYKQLLSHGAIWFMRYDYMFEYPRPLMPNMVMVGGLNCAKKKPLPADLEEFVNGSGEHGFIVFTLGSMVSELPEVKAKEFFDAFRQIPQRVLWRYTGVVPKDAPKNVKLMKWLPQNDLLAHPKAKAFITHGGTHGLYEGICNGVPMVMIPLFGDQGDNVQRMVARGVAETLNIYDITSEKLLVALRKVIHDKSYKEKMMKLSAIHRDRPIEPLDLAVFWTEFVMRHKGADHLRPAAHDLNWVQYHSLDVIGFLLLILVTVMFVTFKSCMFCFRRCLRKSQKKKNE; translated from the exons ATGCAGAGCGTTGTGGTTCTGGGGCTGCTGGCTTTGCTCTGCTGCTCATCTATAGGGACAGTACGAGGGGGGAAGATAGTGGTCATGCCTATGGATGGCAGCCACTGGCTCAGTATGAAGATTCTGGTGGAGGAGTTATCTCGGAAAGGCCACGAGATGGTGGTTTTGGTTCCTGAGGCTAACTATCATATCCGGAATGGCAGCTACACCACTAGGACCTTCAAGGTACCCTACACCGAGGCTGATCTGGATGCTTCATTGGATATAATTAAGAAAGGGATGTTGGAGGCTCCAGGACTTTTTGATGTTCCAAAAGCTTTTGAAATGATTATCAAATTCACAGAGATGCCTGTGAAAGGCTGTGAAGGCCTGCTGTTCGACGAGCCTCTGATGAGGAGCCTGCGGGAGCAAGACTTCGATCTCATGCTGACTGACCCTTTCCTGCCCTGTGGCACGATCATCGCTGATGCTTTCTCGATTCCTGCCGTTTATTTCTTGCGTGGGTTGCCCTGCGGACTGGACCTGGAAGCAGCCCAGTGCCCCTCACCCCCTTCTTATGTCCCAAGGTTCTTCACAGGAAACACAGATGCCATGACGTTCCGTCAGAGGGTCAAGAACTTGCTCATGGTGGGAGTCGAGTCGATCCTCTGTAAGAATGTTTATCGCAGCTTTGATGAACTGGCCAGCCGATATCTCAAGAAGGACACTACCTATAAACAGCTTCTTAGTCATGGTGCAATTTGGTTTATGAGGTACGACTACATGTTTGAGTACCCTAGACCCCTAATGCCCAACATGGTGATGGTTGGAGGCCTGAATTGTGCCAAGAAGAAGCCCCTGCCAGCG GATCTGGAGGAGTTTGTGAACGGCTCTGGAGAGCATGGCTTCATCGTGTTCACTTTGGGCTCCATGGTGTCTGAGCTGCCAGAGGTGAAAGCCAAGGAGTTCTTTGATGCCTTCAGACAGATTCCTCAGAGG GTCCTGTGGAGATACACTGGCGTGGTTCCCAAAGATGCACCAAAGAATGTCAAGCTGATGAAGTGGCTTCCACAGAACGATCTCTtag CTCACCCTAAGGCCAAGGCTTTCATCACACACGGAGGAACCCATGGGCTGTATGAAGGGATCTGTAACGGAGTTCCCATGGTGATGATTCCACTGTTCGGGGATCAGGGGGATAACGTCCAGCGCATGGTGGCGCGAGGTGTCGCAGAAACCCTAAACATCTATGACATAACTTCGGAGAAGCTGCTGGTGGCCCTGAGAAAAGTCATCCATGACAAAAG CTACAAAGAGAAGATGATGAAGCTGTCTGCCATCCACAGGGACCGACCCATCGAGCCGCTGGACCTGGCCGTGTTCTGGACCGAGTTTGTGATGAGGCATAAAGGAGCGGATCACCTGCGGCCGGCCGCTCACGACCTGAACTGGGTTCAGTACCACAGCCTGGACGTCATCGGGTTCCTCCTGCTCATTCTCGTGACTGTCATGTTCGTGACCTTCAAGAGTTGCATGTTCTGTTTCAGGAGGTGTTTGAGGAAGagtcagaagaagaagaatgagtGA
- the LOC108413752 gene encoding UDP-glucuronosyltransferase-like isoform X4 has protein sequence MQSVVVLGLLGLLCCSSIGSVRGGKIVVMPVDGSHWLSMKILVEELSRKGHEMVVLVPEANYHIRNGSYTTKTFKVPYTVADLDASLDIMKKGMLKAPGLYDVPKTFQTFMNFTEMLVKGCEGLLYDEPLMRSLQEQGFDLMLTNPFQPCGTIIADAFSIPAVYFLRGMVCGLDLEAAQCPSPPSYVPRLFTGNTDAMTFPQRVKNMLMAGVESILCKTFYGSFDELASRYLKKDTTYKQLLGHGAVWLLKYDFTFEYPRPLMPNVVMVGGLNCAKKKPLPADLEEFVNGSGEHGFIVFTLGSMVSELPEVKAKEFFDAFRQIPQRVLWRYTGVVPKDAPKNVKLMKWLPQNDLLAHPKAKAFITHGGTHGLYEGICNGVPMVMIPLFGDQGDNVQRMVARGVAETLNIYDITSEKLLVALRKVIHDKSYKEKMMKLSAIHRDRPIEPLDLAVFWTEFVMRHKGADHLRPAAHDLNWVQYHSLDVIGFLLLILVTVMFVTFKSCMFCFRRCLRKSQKKKNE, from the exons ATGCAGAGCGTTGTGGTTCTGGGGCTGCTGGGTTTGCTCTGCTGCTCCTCTATAGGGTCAGTACGAGGGGGGAAGATAGTGGTCATGCCTGTGGACGGCAGCCACTGGCTCAGTATGAAGATTCTGGTGGAGGAGTTGTCTCGGAAAGGCCACGAGATGGTGGTTTTGGTCCCTGAGGCTAACTATCATATCCGGAATGGCAGCTACACCACTAAGACCTTCAAG GTACCCTACACTGTGGCTGATCTGGATGCTTCATTGGATATAATGAAGAAAGGGATGTTGAAGGCTCCTGGACTTTATGATGTTCCAAAAACGTTTCAAACGTTTATGAATTTCACAGAGATGCTAGTGAAAGGCTGTGAAGGCCTGCTGTACGACGAGCCTCTGATGAGGAGCCTGCAGGAGCAAGGCTTCGATCTCATGCTGACTAACCCTTTCCAGCCCTGTGGCACGATCATCGCTGATGCTTTCTCGATTCCTGCTGTTTATTTCTTGCGTGGGATGGTCTGCGGACTGGACCTGGAAGCAGCCCAGTGCCCCTCACCCCCTTCTTATGTCCCAAGGCTCTTCACAGGAAACACAGATGCCATGACGTTCCCTCAGAGGGTCAAGAACATGCTCATGGCGGGAGTGGAGTCGATCCTCTGTAAGACTTTTTATGGCAGCTTTGATGAACTTGCCAGCCGATATCTCAAGAAGGACACTACCTATAAACAGCTTCTTGGTCATGGTGCGGTTTGGCTTTTGAAGTATGACTTTACGTTTGAGTATCCTAGACCCCTAATGCCCAACGTGGTGATGGTTGGGGGCCTCAATTGTGCCAAGAAGAAGCCCCTGCCAGCG GATCTGGAGGAGTTTGTGAACGGCTCTGGAGAGCATGGCTTCATCGTGTTCACTTTGGGCTCCATGGTGTCTGAGCTGCCAGAGGTGAAAGCCAAGGAGTTCTTTGATGCCTTCAGACAGATTCCTCAGAGG GTCCTGTGGAGATACACTGGCGTGGTTCCCAAAGATGCACCAAAGAATGTCAAGCTGATGAAGTGGCTTCCACAGAACGATCTCTtag CTCACCCTAAGGCCAAGGCTTTCATCACACACGGAGGAACCCATGGGCTGTATGAAGGGATCTGTAACGGAGTTCCCATGGTGATGATTCCACTGTTCGGGGATCAGGGGGATAACGTCCAGCGCATGGTGGCGCGAGGTGTCGCAGAAACCCTAAACATCTATGACATAACTTCGGAGAAGCTGCTGGTGGCCCTGAGAAAAGTCATCCATGACAAAAG CTACAAAGAGAAGATGATGAAGCTGTCTGCCATCCACAGGGACCGACCCATCGAGCCGCTGGACCTGGCCGTGTTCTGGACCGAGTTTGTGATGAGGCATAAAGGAGCGGATCACCTGCGGCCGGCCGCTCACGACCTGAACTGGGTTCAGTACCACAGCCTGGACGTCATCGGGTTCCTCCTGCTCATTCTCGTGACTGTCATGTTCGTGACCTTCAAGAGTTGCATGTTCTGTTTCAGGAGGTGTTTGAGGAAGagtcagaagaagaagaatgagtGA
- the LOC108413752 gene encoding UDP-glucuronosyltransferase-like isoform X3 → MQSVVVLGLLALLCCSSIGTVRGGKIVVMPVDGSHWLSMKILVEELSRKGHEMVVLVPEANYHIRNGSYTTKTFKVPYTVADLDASLDIMKKGMLKAPGLYDVPKTFQTFMNFTEMLVKGCEGLLYDEPLMRSLQEQGFDLMLTNPFQPCGTIIADAFSIPAVYFLRGMVCGLDLEAAQCPSPPSYVPRLFTGNTDAMTFPQRVKNMLMAGVESILCKTFYGSFDELASRYLKKDTTYKQLLGHGAVWLLKYDFTFEYPRPLMPNVVMVGGLNCAKKKPLPADLEEFVNGSGEHGFIVFTLGSMVSELPEVKAKEFFDAFRQIPQRVLWRYTGVVPKDAPKNVKLMKWLPQNDLLAHPKAKAFITHGGTHGLYEGICNGVPMVMIPLFGDQGDNVQRMVARGVAETLNIYDITSEKLLVALRKVIHDKSYKEKMMKLSAIHRDRPIEPLDLAVFWTEFVMRHKGADHLRPAAHDLNWVQYHSLDVIGFLLLILVTVMFVTFKSCMFCFRRCLRKSQKKKNE, encoded by the exons ATGCAGAGCGTTGTGGTTCTGGGGCTGCTGGCTTTGCTCTGTTGCTCCTCTATAGGGACAGTACGAGGGGGGAAGATAGTGGTCATGCCTGTGGACGGCAGCCACTGGCTCAGTATGAAGATTCTGGTGGAGGAGTTGTCTCGGAAAGGTCACGAGATGGTGGTTTTGGTCCCTGAGGCTAACTATCATATCCGGAATGGCAGCTACACCACTAAGACCTTCAAGGTACCCTACACTGTGGCTGATCTGGATGCTTCATTGGATATAATGAAGAAAGGGATGTTGAAGGCTCCTGGACTTTATGATGTTCCAAAAACGTTTCAAACGTTTATGAATTTCACAGAGATGCTAGTGAAAGGCTGTGAAGGCCTGCTGTACGACGAGCCTCTGATGAGGAGCCTGCAGGAGCAAGGCTTCGATCTCATGCTGACTAACCCTTTCCAGCCCTGTGGCACGATCATCGCTGATGCTTTCTCGATTCCTGCTGTTTATTTCTTGCGTGGGATGGTCTGCGGACTGGACCTGGAAGCAGCCCAGTGCCCCTCACCCCCTTCTTATGTCCCAAGGCTCTTCACAGGAAACACAGATGCCATGACGTTCCCTCAGAGGGTCAAGAACATGCTCATGGCGGGAGTGGAGTCGATCCTCTGTAAGACTTTTTATGGCAGCTTTGATGAACTTGCCAGCCGATATCTCAAGAAGGACACTACCTATAAACAGCTTCTTGGTCATGGTGCGGTTTGGCTTTTGAAGTATGACTTTACGTTTGAGTATCCTAGACCCCTAATGCCCAACGTGGTGATGGTTGGGGGCCTCAATTGTGCCAAGAAGAAGCCCCTGCCAGCG GATCTGGAGGAGTTTGTGAACGGCTCTGGAGAGCATGGCTTCATCGTGTTCACTTTGGGCTCCATGGTGTCTGAGCTGCCAGAGGTGAAAGCCAAGGAGTTCTTTGATGCCTTCAGACAGATTCCTCAGAGG GTCCTGTGGAGATACACTGGCGTGGTTCCCAAAGATGCACCAAAGAATGTCAAGCTGATGAAGTGGCTTCCACAGAACGATCTCTtag CTCACCCTAAGGCCAAGGCTTTCATCACACACGGAGGAACCCATGGGCTGTATGAAGGGATCTGTAACGGAGTTCCCATGGTGATGATTCCACTGTTCGGGGATCAGGGGGATAACGTCCAGCGCATGGTGGCGCGAGGTGTCGCAGAAACCCTAAACATCTATGACATAACTTCGGAGAAGCTGCTGGTGGCCCTGAGAAAAGTCATCCATGACAAAAG CTACAAAGAGAAGATGATGAAGCTGTCTGCCATCCACAGGGACCGACCCATCGAGCCGCTGGACCTGGCCGTGTTCTGGACCGAGTTTGTGATGAGGCATAAAGGAGCGGATCACCTGCGGCCGGCCGCTCACGACCTGAACTGGGTTCAGTACCACAGCCTGGACGTCATCGGGTTCCTCCTGCTCATTCTCGTGACTGTCATGTTCGTGACCTTCAAGAGTTGCATGTTCTGTTTCAGGAGGTGTTTGAGGAAGagtcagaagaagaagaatgagtGA
- the LOC108413752 gene encoding UDP-glucuronosyltransferase-like isoform X1 produces MQSVVVLGLLALLCCSSIGTVRGGKIVVMPVDGSHWLSMKILVEELSRKGHEMMVLVPEANYYIRNGSYTTRTFKVPYTEADLDANMDKFKKGTFEAPQLSNIFENIGRLLSFTEMQVKGCEGLLYDEPLMRSLREQGFDLMLTDPFLPCGTIIADAFSIPAVYFLRGLPCGLDLEAAQCPSPPSYVPRLFTGNTDVMNFPQRVKNMLMSEFELILCHFVYASFDELVSRYLKKDSTYKQLLGHGAVWLMRFDFTFEHPRPIMPNMVTIGGINCAKKKPLPADLEEFVNGSGEHGFIVFTLGSMVSELPEVKAKEFFDAFRQIPQRVLWRYTGVVPKDAPKNVKLMKWLPQNDLLAHPKAKAFITHGGTHGLYEGICNGVPMVMIPLFGDQGDNVQRMVARGVAETLNIYDITSEKLLVALRKVIHDKSYKEKMMKLSAIHRDRPIEPLDLAVFWTEFVMRHKGADHLRPAAHDLNWVQYHSLDVIGFLLLILVTVMFVTFKSCMFCFRRCLRKSQKKKNE; encoded by the exons ATGCAGAGCGTTGTGGTTCTGGGGCTGCTGGCTTTGCTCTGCTGCTCCTCTATAGGGACAGTACGAGGGGGGAAGATAGTGGTCATGCCTGTGGACGGCAGCCACTGGCTCAGTATGAAGATTCTGGTGGAGGAGTTGTCTCGGAAAGGCCACGAGATGATGGTTTTGGTCCCTGAGGCTAACTACTATATCCGGAATGGCAGCTACACCACTAGGACCTTCAAGGTACCCTACACCGAGGCTGATCTGGATGCCAATATGGACAAGTTTAAAAAGGGGACGTTTGAGGCTCCACAGCTTTCTAACATCTTTGAAAATATCGGGCGGCTTTTGAGCTTCACAGAAATGCAAGTGAAAGGCTGTGAAGGCCTGCTGTATGATGAGCCTCTGATGAGGAGCCTGCGGGAGCAAGGCTTCGATCTCATGCTGACTGACCCTTTCCTGCCCTGTGGTACAATCATCGCTGATGCTTTCTCAATTCCTGCCGTTTATTTCTTGCGTGGGTTGCCCTGCGGACTGGACCTGGAAGCAGCCCAGTGCCCCTCACCCCCTTCTTATGTCCCACGCCTGTTCACAGGCAACACAGATGTCATGAATTTTCCTCAGAGGGTCAAGAACATGCTCATGAGTGAGTTTGAGTTGATTctctgccactttgtttatgcCAGCTTTGATGAGCTGGTCAGCAGATATCTCAAGAAGGACAGTACCTATAAACAGCTTCTTGGCCATGGTGCGGTTTGGCTTATGAGGTTTGATTTCACCTTTGAACATCCTAGACCCATAATGCCCAACATGGTGACAATTGGGGGCATCAACTGTGCCAAGAAGAAGCCCCTGCCAGCG GATCTGGAGGAGTTTGTGAACGGCTCTGGAGAGCATGGCTTCATCGTGTTCACTTTGGGCTCCATGGTGTCTGAGCTGCCAGAGGTGAAAGCCAAGGAGTTCTTTGATGCCTTCAGACAGATTCCTCAGAGG GTCCTGTGGAGATACACTGGCGTGGTTCCCAAAGATGCACCAAAGAATGTCAAGCTGATGAAGTGGCTTCCACAGAACGATCTCTtag CTCACCCTAAGGCCAAGGCTTTCATCACACACGGAGGAACCCATGGGCTGTATGAAGGGATCTGTAACGGAGTTCCCATGGTGATGATTCCACTGTTCGGGGATCAGGGGGATAACGTCCAGCGCATGGTGGCGCGAGGTGTCGCAGAAACCCTAAACATCTATGACATAACTTCGGAGAAGCTGCTGGTGGCCCTGAGAAAAGTCATCCATGACAAAAG CTACAAAGAGAAGATGATGAAGCTGTCTGCCATCCACAGGGACCGACCCATCGAGCCGCTGGACCTGGCCGTGTTCTGGACCGAGTTTGTGATGAGGCATAAAGGAGCGGATCACCTGCGGCCGGCCGCTCACGACCTGAACTGGGTTCAGTACCACAGCCTGGACGTCATCGGGTTCCTCCTGCTCATTCTCGTGACTGTCATGTTCGTGACCTTCAAGAGTTGCATGTTCTGTTTCAGGAGGTGTTTGAGGAAGagtcagaagaagaagaatgagtGA